A single window of Lytechinus variegatus isolate NC3 chromosome 8, Lvar_3.0, whole genome shotgun sequence DNA harbors:
- the LOC121420414 gene encoding transmembrane protein 192-like, with translation MVSLDHDSTRQGGYFFDGEGGNPSSADFQNDDEELIPNNGLASEEAPKFRPIRAVWAAVLQIIILVAHEVITILLPYVIIKQTSDFQRQRSHSFIIIVYLQTCVWLILLMFERYLHFAHRQSMRHGYLQFYRKTQKLKRVPLYMISIGNAAILVLCGFFMDNSSATHLWPVMYAQIIVTVEVILALAGLIRYTVLVYRFNQTRSLPDVEQEEFNASITQPSATIPDIGYRDMGYLENLLERQADMIHYLKLHTAYLSKKILRLTRLTHPSGGNALNSMQA, from the exons ATGGTTAGCTTGGACCATGACAGTACGAGGCAAGGG GGCTATTTCTTTGATGGTGAAGGCGGTAACCCTTCATCAGCTGATTTTCAGAATGATGATGAGGAACTGATTCCAAATAACGGCCTGGCATCAGAAGAAGCCCCAAAGTTTCGCCCAATCAGAGCAGTCTGGGCTGCTGTCCTTCAGATAATCATCCTT GTCGCCCATGAGGTCATAACCATTCTTCTGCCGTATGTCATCATCAAGCAAACCTCAGACTTCCAGCGGCAGAGATCCCATagtttcatcatcatcgtctatCTTCAGACTTGTGTCTGGCTCATTCTGCTCATGTTTGAGCGCTATCTTCACTTTGCTCACAGGCAGTCCATGCGGCATGGCTATCTCCAGTTCTATCGCAAGACGCAGAAATTGAAAAGGGTTCCGCTCTACATGATATCAATAG gtaatgcAGCTATATTAGTCCTATGTGGATTCTTTATGGATAATTCATCAGCAACCCATCTCTGGCCGGTCATGTATGCACAGATCATTGTAACAGTAGAAGTCATTCTCGCCCTAGCAGGTCTGATCAGGTACACGG TGCTCGTGTATCGCTTCAACCAAACACGATCTTTACCAGATGTTGAACAAGAAGAATTCAATGCTTCAATTACCCAGCCATCAGCTACAATACCTGATATTGGGTATAG gGACATGGGCTATTTGGAAAACTTACTGGAGCGGCAAGCAGACATGATTCACTATCTCAAACTACACACTGCATATCTCAGTAAAAAGATCCTACGGCTGACACGGCTTACACATCCGTCTGGTGGGAATGCACTCAACAGTATGCAAGCCTAG